The sequence TAAAGAATGGCCATATGAGGATCGATAAAATTCAACATATCACTACTTGGTATATCAATTTCTCCATATCCTGGTATCTTGATGATTTCAGCTTTTACCGGATAATTTTTTATAAATTCTTTTTCGAAGGAAGCATCATTATAAGTTAAATAAAGAAGGCTCGTATTACCAAAAACAATATACAAATTCATACTAGTTCCCACATCTGACGGTAAAAACCGTATAAAAAATCCGGGGGCATATTCTATAAGATCTTGTGCATTAACTATTTGAATCTTATCCTCAAAATTGGAAAGCTCCTCACATTGAGCGCCGACACTTCCAAAAATATTGATATTCATTATGTCCCATTCTTTTAATGCGCGAGAAATATTGCCGCATGTTTGCTTTGTTTGTTTGGAGAGGATTAATGTATCTATCTTTTCAACACCTTTATTTTGAATAGATGTTTTAAGCTTCTTCCAGGAGGAATCAGATCCTGTATTAAGTAAAATAGTTTTCCCTTCGTTTGTCTTTATTAATGTTGCTTCACCATCGTCCAAAGCAAAAAAAGTGATTTCTATTTTATTTTCAATGAATGGTTCTGCAAGTACATAAGAAGAAAATATACAAAGCTCCAACATTATTGTAATTATTGTAATAAAAAAACGCTTTTTCAAATTACTCAGCTCCCCAGAAAGTAATGATACATATGCATTTAGGTTTTGCAGAAAAGGAGGATCCTATCAAAACCATTTGGATGCTTTTTCAATAACTTTCCGAGTTTCATCTACTGTAACGGGAACTTTGGGTAAGGATTCTAAAAAATATTTTCCATATTGCTTTTGTACGATTCTTTGGTCACATACAAATACTATTCCCCTATCAGTACTTGACCTAATGAGCCGTCCAAAACCTTGCTTAAACCGTATTACTGCTTGAGGTAATGCTAAATTCATAAATGGATTTTTCCCCTGCTTTTTTATATCCTCAGCTTTTGCAGCATATACCGGATGTGTTGGTGGCATAAACGGGAGGCGAACAATCACTAAACAACTTAGATCTTCTCCTGGAATGTCAACTCCCTCCCAAAAAGAACTAGTGCCCATTAATATTGCTTTGTCAAAAGCCTGAAAATTTTTCTTTAAACGAGAACGACTTCCACTCGTTATCCCTTGTCCGATGACCATATATGAGTCATCATCCATCATTTCCTTTATAATGTAATAGGATTTCCTTAACATATCATAAGAGGTAAAAAGAACAAGCATTTTTCCATCTGTGATCTTGGCTAAAGATAATATAGCTTCACATGTGGCATCAATAAACTCATGTTCATCACCGTTGGAAATAATTGGAAAGTCATTAGGTATAAGAAGCTTGACTTGTTGCTCATAACGATATGGAGATGACAGAATCTCCTCATGTACAGTATTTGGAAGTCCCAATCTATCCTTTGTGTATTGAAAAGAGCCTTTCATGGTAAGAGTTGCGCTTGTAAGAATAACACTATTTTTCTTTTCAAAAAAAGAAGAATATAATTTTGCTCCGATATGAATGGGTTCTTGATATAAAAACACTGCATTTTTGGCACCCGATCCTTGGACCTCCATCCATTTCACTTCTCCTGAGCGATCCACAAGTAATAACTCCTCTAAAGAATCAATCATTTGTTGAAATTGTTCTAAGGAATAGTCGATCTGATCTAATAGGTCCCTTGAATCAGTTCCTTTTTCTTTCAACTGTTGAGTATACTGATAAATTTGGTGAACAAATTCTCTTATTAAGAAAATTAGTCGATTCGCCATTTCCTTAATTGCTAACCAATATTCACTCTCGTTTACTTTATATTCAACCTGAATTCTTCCTACATCATTAAAACTACTCTGATGCTTAGTCAATTCCTTACTGTAATATGAAAGATAAGAAAATAATTGATCAGCATCAAATCTAATTTCTTCCAGTATCGTTTCAATTCCATTTTTCACTTGATTCGAAAAATTTTCAACTATTCCCTTACCGTCTTTATCCATTATGCGATTTAAGGCATATTGAATAGAAAAGTAATCTAAAGTAATTCCAAAATGTTTCGAAGCTACATTTTCTAAATGATGTGCTTCATCTATAATAGCTAGATCATAAGAAGGGAGTAATGTATAGTCATTTCTGATATCTGTACACAGTAATGCATGATTCGTAATCACGATTTGAGACCTTTGGGCAGCTCTTCTAGCCCGCTGATAAAAACTTCGTGAAAACCAGGAAGACTTCGGATCAACGACGCCTTCAGCTTCC is a genomic window of Bacillaceae bacterium S4-13-56 containing:
- the dinG gene encoding ATP-dependent DNA helicase DinG, translated to MEKFVVIDVETTGNRLEKGDEIIEIGMVTIENGRITDQYHTLVLPSQQIPPFITNLTGITQDEVKDAPSFEEVIPEILSRLENSYFVAHHVQFDLGFINHGLKRYGYGSIQNKYFDTVEFSRVLFPTAPSYKLSQLASFLDIQHENPHRALSDALVTAKLTIKILDKLYALPYETLDRLHSLHKFLKSNWEEILSPILDQKKYEWNQTEEFDYYRGFAIKKQKPIEGVSHNPFMNFDTFLTKLLGENGWIHEVMEGYEERPSQTKMAKTIYDAFSNKKHSLIEAETGTGKSLAYLLPAIFYSLQTGERVMVSTHTIQLQSQLLEKEIPLLKRLLPFPFEITLLKGKQHYLSLSRFEQELNQDIESNYDIALTKAMILIWLTETLTGDIDELQLPSSGLIFWKKISAEAEGVVDPKSSWFSRSFYQRARRAAQRSQIVITNHALLCTDIRNDYTLLPSYDLAIIDEAHHLENVASKHFGITLDYFSIQYALNRIMDKDGKGIVENFSNQVKNGIETILEEIRFDADQLFSYLSYYSKELTKHQSSFNDVGRIQVEYKVNESEYWLAIKEMANRLIFLIREFVHQIYQYTQQLKEKGTDSRDLLDQIDYSLEQFQQMIDSLEELLLVDRSGEVKWMEVQGSGAKNAVFLYQEPIHIGAKLYSSFFEKKNSVILTSATLTMKGSFQYTKDRLGLPNTVHEEILSSPYRYEQQVKLLIPNDFPIISNGDEHEFIDATCEAILSLAKITDGKMLVLFTSYDMLRKSYYIIKEMMDDDSYMVIGQGITSGSRSRLKKNFQAFDKAILMGTSSFWEGVDIPGEDLSCLVIVRLPFMPPTHPVYAAKAEDIKKQGKNPFMNLALPQAVIRFKQGFGRLIRSSTDRGIVFVCDQRIVQKQYGKYFLESLPKVPVTVDETRKVIEKASKWF